A region from the Chitinophaga sp. Cy-1792 genome encodes:
- a CDS encoding helix-turn-helix transcriptional regulator: MKSIKIFQHTCTPQKKHQLSIRTIKELLGHVPEKLYRPHRVNFYVMHLYTKGSGTHQVDFKNVEVKPGRMVFISKGQVHSFDHHADYDGYALMFTEDFFGRTDFYRQFLDKSTLYNDPLAPSYIDTGDRFNELCCQFDYMIAEQKRHEGEIQELLLHNYLTNVLLISEIKHGRRGSTILAPGNNDLVTRFKNLVNEHLLEQWPIKYYAQELNVTQRTLENAFVKGEHTTPKKWLMERLILEIKRRLCYEGDIPIKSLADLLGFKEVSNFVKFFKNETGVTPVEFRKRLKIPEKH; encoded by the coding sequence TGTACCCCGCAAAAAAAACATCAGCTTAGTATCAGGACAATCAAAGAATTGCTGGGACATGTGCCAGAAAAGCTGTACCGCCCTCACCGCGTAAATTTTTACGTAATGCACCTTTATACAAAAGGTAGTGGTACTCACCAGGTAGATTTTAAGAATGTTGAAGTGAAACCCGGACGCATGGTTTTTATTTCAAAAGGACAAGTGCACAGCTTTGATCATCATGCAGATTATGACGGTTATGCGCTTATGTTTACAGAAGATTTTTTTGGACGCACAGACTTTTATCGTCAGTTTCTTGATAAGAGCACATTGTACAATGATCCGTTGGCTCCTTCATATATCGACACCGGAGACCGGTTTAATGAATTATGCTGCCAGTTCGACTATATGATAGCGGAACAAAAAAGACATGAAGGAGAAATACAGGAACTGTTGCTCCATAATTATCTTACCAATGTATTGCTGATTTCGGAAATAAAGCATGGCCGACGTGGCAGTACAATTTTAGCTCCCGGTAATAATGATCTTGTTACCAGGTTCAAAAATCTTGTCAATGAACATTTGCTGGAACAATGGCCAATAAAATATTACGCGCAGGAATTAAATGTTACCCAGCGCACATTGGAAAATGCGTTTGTTAAAGGGGAACATACTACGCCCAAGAAATGGCTGATGGAAAGACTGATACTGGAGATCAAGCGGCGCCTTTGTTATGAAGGAGATATTCCAATTAAAAGTCTGGCAGATCTGCTAGGCTTTAAAGAAGTATCCAACTTTGTTAAGTTCTTTAAAAACGAAACAGGTGTTACTCCTGTTGAATTCAGAAAGCGTTTGAAAATTCCGGAAAAGCATTAA